The Saccharothrix variisporea genome has a segment encoding these proteins:
- a CDS encoding XRE family transcriptional regulator — translation MVSQALVGQRIRRLRHVAGLGQDEFAKRVGVASGSVSKLENGRMPISDDLLSTIGEVLGCTARFLTSTVNLEPTSRPWLRAYADAPKRTVDQVVDDCTTAMEAIVGLQLKLLPDTLPHFTGDLMDQSAIEDFAMDVRIAAGFGEGDVVGNSIRAAERLGCVVLPMTDEVGRHLGLSVRANKTGVICLGRWTADKEPVPGDRQRWTVAHELGHLALHLTQSAPTTAEEASQIEKQAHAFAGAFLAPGDAMLEELGRLGGRVTLQTLARIKERWGVSIKALVTRFRNLGVIDADHARSLFKQISARGWNKSEPIQVGNEQAIWFTRAIETAMRGTADPITAAADLVGLDRGHLDRWTDWTPPQLADVITPDFGERAATTRTARPRVTSVSALSPRRRPTKSTT, via the coding sequence GTGGTGTCGCAGGCCCTCGTGGGACAGCGCATCCGGCGGTTGCGGCACGTCGCGGGCCTCGGTCAGGACGAGTTCGCCAAGAGGGTGGGTGTCGCGTCGGGCTCCGTGTCGAAGCTGGAGAACGGGCGCATGCCGATCTCCGACGACCTGCTGTCCACCATCGGCGAGGTGCTCGGCTGCACAGCGCGCTTCCTGACCTCGACGGTCAACCTCGAACCCACGAGTCGACCGTGGCTGCGAGCCTACGCGGATGCACCTAAGCGAACTGTTGATCAAGTTGTGGACGACTGCACCACCGCGATGGAGGCGATCGTCGGGTTGCAGTTGAAGCTGCTGCCCGACACACTGCCGCATTTCACCGGCGACCTCATGGACCAGTCGGCGATCGAGGACTTCGCGATGGACGTCCGCATCGCCGCCGGATTCGGCGAAGGCGACGTCGTGGGCAATTCGATCCGAGCTGCCGAGCGACTGGGCTGCGTCGTCCTCCCGATGACGGACGAAGTAGGCCGCCACCTCGGGCTCTCGGTCCGCGCGAACAAGACCGGAGTGATCTGCCTGGGCCGTTGGACGGCGGACAAGGAACCGGTCCCAGGAGACCGGCAGCGGTGGACCGTTGCCCACGAACTTGGACACCTCGCGCTGCACCTCACCCAGAGCGCCCCGACGACCGCCGAGGAAGCCAGCCAGATCGAGAAGCAGGCGCACGCGTTCGCAGGCGCCTTCCTCGCTCCCGGCGACGCCATGCTGGAGGAACTTGGACGCCTCGGTGGAAGGGTGACCTTGCAGACCCTCGCGCGGATCAAGGAACGCTGGGGCGTGTCGATCAAGGCTCTCGTCACCCGTTTCCGCAACCTCGGCGTCATCGACGCCGACCATGCACGCAGCCTGTTCAAGCAGATCTCCGCTCGCGGGTGGAACAAGAGCGAGCCCATACAGGTCGGCAACGAACAGGCCATCTGGTTCACGCGTGCGATCGAAACGGCGATGCGCGGCACCGCCGACCCCATCACCGCAGCGGCCGATCTCGTGGGGCTCGACCGCGGACACCTCGACCGATGGACCGACTGGACGCCACCCCAACTCGCTGACGTCATCACGCCAGACTTTGGCGAGCGAGCGGCAACCACGAGGACAGCACGGCCCCGTGTCACGTCCGTATCGGCGCTTTCGCCTCGCCGGCGCCCGACGAAGTCCACGACATGA
- a CDS encoding nucleotidyltransferase domain-containing protein, translated as MTSVEETISTLLNGSVEELDIPEHVRDQAVARYEDVGNFLADAGGDRFSIYPQGSFRIGTVVKPPDPDGDYDIDLVCHNDIKKESTTEEELKDRIGAMLADYCAYKTAEEPDDAPDDCTEKRRCWTLGYDGFHLDVVPAIPDADYRPNGILLTDLQLRPWQHSNPKGYADWFRSRSLEMTLALERKAQEANVDSVPEWTVRSTLQRLVQVLKWHCQTYFADDVDDRPPSVLITTLAAHAYQGETDLFTATVNAVAGIPDHIEWTDGKWWVPNPAHELENFADKWNFYPERRLKFVDWLEDITTTLDTAAKSAGQGLDILVRRLEQSFDPAVLRRSVERMGQATTRLRDNGRLRMAPATGLLTTAAGYQSGRHGFYGSRAS; from the coding sequence ATGACGTCGGTCGAAGAGACCATCTCGACACTGCTCAACGGGTCCGTCGAGGAACTCGACATCCCCGAACACGTCCGTGATCAAGCCGTCGCCCGATACGAGGACGTCGGAAACTTCCTCGCCGACGCCGGAGGCGACAGGTTCTCCATCTACCCCCAGGGCTCGTTCCGCATCGGCACCGTCGTCAAGCCACCCGACCCGGACGGTGACTACGACATCGACCTGGTGTGCCACAACGACATCAAGAAGGAAAGCACCACCGAGGAAGAACTCAAGGACCGCATCGGCGCGATGCTCGCGGACTACTGCGCGTACAAGACGGCCGAGGAACCAGACGACGCGCCGGACGACTGCACCGAGAAGCGCCGCTGCTGGACCCTGGGCTACGACGGCTTCCACCTCGACGTCGTGCCCGCCATCCCGGACGCGGACTACCGCCCGAACGGGATCCTCCTCACCGACCTGCAACTGCGTCCTTGGCAGCACAGCAACCCCAAGGGGTACGCCGACTGGTTCCGCAGCAGGTCGCTGGAGATGACACTCGCCCTCGAACGAAAGGCACAGGAGGCGAACGTCGACTCCGTTCCCGAGTGGACGGTGCGCAGCACACTGCAACGCCTGGTCCAGGTCCTCAAGTGGCACTGCCAAACGTACTTCGCCGACGACGTTGACGACCGGCCACCGTCAGTGCTGATCACCACCCTGGCCGCCCACGCGTATCAAGGCGAAACCGACCTGTTCACCGCCACGGTCAACGCCGTCGCGGGCATCCCGGATCACATCGAGTGGACCGACGGCAAGTGGTGGGTGCCCAACCCCGCGCACGAGCTAGAGAACTTCGCCGACAAGTGGAACTTCTACCCAGAGCGCAGGCTCAAGTTCGTGGACTGGCTGGAGGACATCACCACCACGCTGGACACCGCCGCGAAGTCGGCCGGGCAAGGGCTCGACATCCTGGTCCGCCGCCTGGAGCAGTCCTTCGACCCCGCTGTGCTGCGCAGGTCGGTGGAGAGGATGGGACAGGCCACGACACGGCTGCGCGACAACGGCCGGCTCCGGATGGCTCCCGCAACGGGATTGCTCACGACGGCGGCCGGTTACCAGTCGGGACGCCACGGCTTCTACGGTTCCCGTGCGAGCTGA
- a CDS encoding tyrosine-type recombinase/integrase, protein MTVNNDTNRKTSTMAYSEKSGKDSWRVRYERDDGTLGSVSGFPTQEAADAEADRINTERRHGRQYDPEAGRTQFREWIEPWFDSIDVAPTTLAQYRSLATNHIIPRWATVAFDDIGNLAAHTWAAQLRARGLADSTVKTIMKLLNMMLADAADEGIIPVNPIRPRRRGRRRHQRRPETVWATPEQVLRIAIQAATLAGEWAAILIISAAYTGARWGELLGLQRGNIHLHDGCFTIDPDIGALHEINGHFQLGPPKTAESARTITLPPFLIDMWRYALTLHDHPHLFVTTELDHPRRSNFSRRAMRPSTDGNHHRQDPPIRVHPVKPGLTFHGLRHSHNTWLIADGIPDVGRARRLGHKLPDKIQEIYAHVAPEIETKILNVLQHRWTTALTNLGTLDLGTHHPTPGGLLGLPAA, encoded by the coding sequence ATGACCGTCAACAACGACACCAACCGAAAGACCTCGACGATGGCATACTCCGAGAAATCCGGGAAAGACTCCTGGCGAGTCCGCTACGAACGCGACGACGGCACACTCGGCTCCGTTTCCGGATTCCCCACCCAGGAAGCCGCCGACGCCGAAGCCGACCGGATCAACACCGAACGCCGCCACGGCCGCCAGTACGACCCCGAGGCCGGACGGACGCAATTCCGCGAGTGGATCGAACCCTGGTTCGACTCCATCGACGTCGCCCCCACCACCCTCGCCCAATACCGCAGCCTGGCCACCAACCACATCATCCCCCGCTGGGCGACCGTGGCGTTCGACGACATCGGCAACCTCGCCGCCCACACCTGGGCCGCCCAACTCCGCGCCCGGGGACTCGCCGACAGCACCGTCAAAACCATCATGAAACTGCTCAACATGATGCTCGCCGACGCCGCCGACGAAGGCATCATCCCCGTCAACCCCATCCGCCCCCGCCGCCGAGGCCGACGCCGCCACCAACGCCGCCCCGAAACCGTCTGGGCCACCCCCGAACAAGTCCTCCGCATCGCCATCCAAGCCGCCACCCTCGCCGGCGAATGGGCCGCGATCCTCATCATCAGCGCCGCCTACACCGGCGCACGCTGGGGCGAACTCCTCGGACTCCAACGCGGCAACATCCACCTCCACGACGGCTGCTTCACCATCGACCCCGACATCGGCGCCCTCCACGAAATCAACGGTCACTTCCAACTAGGCCCACCCAAAACCGCCGAATCCGCCCGCACCATCACCCTCCCGCCCTTCCTCATCGACATGTGGCGCTACGCCCTCACCCTCCACGACCACCCCCACCTCTTCGTCACCACAGAACTCGACCACCCCAGACGCTCCAACTTCTCCCGCCGCGCCATGCGCCCCTCAACCGACGGCAACCACCACCGCCAAGACCCACCCATCCGCGTCCACCCCGTCAAACCCGGCCTGACCTTCCACGGCCTACGCCACAGCCACAACACCTGGCTCATCGCCGACGGCATCCCCGACGTCGGCCGCGCCCGCCGCCTCGGCCACAAACTCCCCGACAAAATCCAAGAAATCTACGCCCACGTCGCACCCGAAATCGAAACCAAAATCCTCAACGTCCTCCAACACCGCTGGACAACCGCACTCACCAACCTCGGAACACTCGACCTCGGCACCCACCACCCCACACCCGGAGGACTCCTCGGCCTACCCGCGGCCTGA
- a CDS encoding VUT family protein has product MAAYLGCVLATNWASIHWPPLNVYGLLIPAGTMFAGTTLALRDLVHEHLGMPGVAGGLITGAALSAVLATPRIALASVAAFTLSELLDTAVYARLRRHCRATALIASNLAGLTVDSAVFVPVAFGSLTALPGQLVGKAAATLLALAAVHAARRARRR; this is encoded by the coding sequence ATGGCCGCGTACCTGGGCTGTGTCCTGGCCACGAACTGGGCTTCAATCCACTGGCCGCCCCTCAATGTCTACGGCCTTCTCATACCGGCGGGCACGATGTTTGCCGGAACCACCCTCGCGCTGCGCGACCTGGTCCACGAACACCTCGGCATGCCCGGCGTCGCCGGCGGTCTCATCACCGGCGCCGCGCTGTCGGCCGTCCTGGCCACGCCCCGTATCGCACTCGCCAGCGTCGCGGCGTTCACCCTGTCCGAACTTCTCGACACCGCCGTCTACGCACGGCTCCGCAGGCATTGCCGGGCGACCGCCCTGATCGCGTCGAACCTCGCCGGACTGACCGTCGACAGCGCGGTGTTCGTGCCGGTCGCTTTCGGCAGCCTCACCGCACTGCCCGGCCAGCTCGTGGGCAAGGCAGCTGCCACCCTGCTCGCCCTCGCCGCCGTCCACGCCGCCCGGCGCGCGAGACGACGATGA
- a CDS encoding DUF4192 domain-containing protein, translating into MSDPGHFIAAIPHLLGFHPTDSLVLVVTNDETGVVATALRTDLPPAVDEAEFVEHLVEEVHRAPANTVHLVAVATATTERRPAEPPFKPLLLQLVRRLREDDITVGSVNWASTITAGAPWRTYETAEHGVVPDPNSTVFTAKCTYAGLITHASREDMARTVAPHASPEILHVRAKRLDRLLRDNVEPNPHSIYDAITRAQRNQLHLDDDQIIQMGWALTFHSIRDNFVRLCIDRRARAAQHVWLTLMRELPAPWRAEPAALFAICAYAQGDGPLAGAALDSALESNPSRNLSALTNGFLRNGMAPDEFRGVLERLQEPPGY; encoded by the coding sequence GTGTCCGACCCGGGCCACTTCATCGCCGCGATCCCACACCTCCTGGGATTCCACCCCACCGACTCACTCGTACTCGTCGTCACCAACGACGAGACCGGCGTCGTCGCCACCGCCCTCCGGACCGACCTCCCACCAGCCGTCGACGAAGCCGAGTTCGTGGAACACCTGGTCGAAGAAGTGCACCGGGCACCGGCGAACACCGTCCACCTCGTCGCGGTCGCGACAGCCACGACGGAACGCCGACCAGCGGAGCCGCCGTTCAAACCACTCCTGCTCCAGCTTGTCCGGCGACTGCGCGAAGACGACATCACCGTCGGCTCCGTCAACTGGGCCTCCACCATCACCGCGGGCGCACCGTGGCGCACCTACGAGACGGCAGAGCACGGTGTCGTACCCGACCCCAACTCCACCGTGTTCACCGCCAAGTGCACTTACGCCGGTCTGATTACCCACGCGAGCCGCGAAGACATGGCACGAACGGTCGCGCCGCACGCCTCACCGGAGATCCTCCACGTGCGAGCGAAACGCCTCGACCGCCTCCTCCGGGACAACGTCGAGCCGAACCCACACTCGATCTACGACGCAATCACACGCGCCCAGCGCAACCAACTGCACCTCGACGACGACCAGATCATCCAGATGGGCTGGGCCCTCACCTTCCACAGCATCAGGGACAACTTCGTAAGGCTCTGCATCGACAGGAGAGCGCGGGCGGCTCAGCACGTGTGGCTGACCTTGATGCGCGAACTGCCCGCACCGTGGCGCGCCGAACCCGCAGCCCTGTTCGCCATCTGCGCCTACGCACAAGGCGACGGCCCACTCGCCGGAGCCGCCCTGGACAGCGCCCTGGAAAGCAACCCGTCCCGCAACCTGTCCGCCCTGACCAACGGCTTCCTCCGAAACGGCATGGCACCAGACGAGTTCCGCGGGGTTCTCGAACGCCTCCAGGAGCCACCCGGCTACTGA
- a CDS encoding helix-turn-helix domain-containing protein, which produces MTTPRLTPGRLRPRNPQPPIPTPKPHAAPTTEPQTQKPSPPIEPEDTASTAPNGSDDESILYTAEQAAALLQVRPSWLRRRAAARAVPCRFLGKHLRFTRQDLLDIATASHQPPRGNRSPITRSGINRRPA; this is translated from the coding sequence ATGACCACCCCACGCCTCACCCCCGGCCGACTCCGCCCCCGCAACCCACAGCCACCCATCCCCACGCCGAAACCACACGCCGCGCCCACCACCGAGCCACAGACCCAGAAGCCGTCCCCACCCATCGAGCCCGAAGACACCGCCTCCACCGCACCGAACGGCTCCGACGACGAGTCGATCCTCTACACCGCCGAACAGGCAGCCGCCCTGCTCCAAGTCCGGCCGTCCTGGCTACGCCGCCGCGCCGCAGCCCGCGCCGTCCCCTGCCGCTTCCTCGGCAAACACCTCCGCTTCACCCGACAAGACCTCCTCGACATCGCAACAGCCAGCCATCAACCACCACGAGGAAACCGAAGCCCGATAACCCGATCCGGCATCAATCGACGACCCGCTTGA
- a CDS encoding SAVED domain-containing protein encodes MKRRHEERIRRLTGLDHDNRTTVLRVVGNLHGRPVELTSASVTTALLARDRFPDWVLRGADEFEVDLRAIPGEQSSSPAYWEAARSHLEDRLAHLCTQVRKEVVNHISVFALARIPVLVLLGTLLDKMLRVDIYPKRREGRTVWGWDEIDTPVDFTSVVRRDGGNGAQVAVMFSISGSVDINRLPRPILDTHTIYELRPTTTLPTPELITTQAALDHFARAWRTLLSTIEVDHPDAPAIPIFPAVPPAAAMIIGRHLLRSVHPPLHVYDRVPGLHDYLFTTATTS; translated from the coding sequence ATGAAACGCAGGCACGAGGAGCGCATCCGCAGGCTCACCGGCTTGGACCACGACAACCGCACCACGGTGCTGCGGGTGGTCGGCAATCTGCACGGCAGGCCGGTCGAGCTGACGTCCGCCAGCGTCACCACAGCGCTGCTCGCCCGTGACCGGTTTCCCGATTGGGTCCTGCGGGGTGCCGACGAGTTCGAGGTCGACTTGCGGGCCATCCCCGGCGAGCAGAGCAGCAGTCCGGCGTACTGGGAGGCAGCGCGTAGCCACTTGGAGGACCGCTTGGCGCATCTGTGCACGCAGGTGCGCAAGGAGGTGGTCAACCACATCTCGGTCTTCGCGCTGGCTCGCATCCCGGTCCTGGTGCTGTTGGGCACCCTGTTGGACAAGATGCTGAGGGTCGACATCTACCCCAAACGGCGCGAGGGCCGCACGGTGTGGGGCTGGGACGAGATCGACACCCCGGTCGACTTCACCTCGGTCGTTCGTCGCGACGGCGGCAACGGCGCCCAGGTCGCGGTGATGTTCTCGATCTCGGGCAGCGTCGACATCAACCGCCTCCCACGACCCATCCTCGACACCCACACGATCTACGAACTGCGCCCGACCACGACGCTGCCCACCCCGGAGCTGATCACCACCCAAGCGGCACTGGACCACTTCGCCCGCGCCTGGCGCACCCTGCTGTCCACCATCGAGGTCGACCACCCGGACGCGCCCGCCATCCCGATCTTCCCCGCGGTGCCACCGGCGGCGGCCATGATCATCGGCCGCCACCTGTTGCGCTCGGTGCACCCGCCTCTGCACGTCTACGACAGGGTGCCTGGGTTGCACGACTACCTGTTCACCACGGCGACCACGTCGTAA
- a CDS encoding DNA cytosine methyltransferase: MTTTDAPVIGSLCTGYGGLDLGVLAALGGGRIAWVSDNDPHIAQLLAACMPDVPNLGDLRHVDWRAVEPVDVLVAGFPCQDISAAGKRAGIEKGTRSGLWTDIVAGLRLLRPTLVVLENVAALRWRNGGLHRVLGDLAQAGYDALWRSVRASDIGAAHRRERVFLLAWRRALRTLAAAAHPDGQLLRAHPRPLPHPAPQRIRRTTTPDQRPRGAGGNDSPPAHPTSLRHRISRPQSRTGLPPAAVATGAPARDAANVAAHPTRDGRHQGMPRATREQGRPDAPLGHHPTPHSDRRPSGRYHLVAVPGPTGDSTASHTTGPASETVDWGVYETAVRRWEAVLGRPAPHPTQPGSHGRPVLAPTFVEHLMGLPSGWVTDLPLPRTAQLRALGNGVVPQQAAHAVSLLLDDLDELLKSHRHHGEEVLAA; the protein is encoded by the coding sequence ATGACCACCACCGACGCCCCTGTCATCGGCTCGCTGTGCACCGGCTACGGCGGCCTGGACCTCGGCGTCCTTGCCGCACTCGGCGGCGGCCGGATCGCATGGGTCTCCGACAACGACCCCCACATCGCGCAACTCCTCGCCGCCTGCATGCCGGACGTGCCGAACCTGGGCGATCTGCGGCACGTCGACTGGCGTGCGGTCGAGCCGGTCGACGTGCTCGTCGCCGGGTTCCCCTGCCAGGACATCTCCGCCGCCGGGAAACGCGCGGGCATCGAGAAAGGCACCCGCAGTGGCCTCTGGACCGACATCGTGGCCGGCCTTCGCCTACTACGACCGACACTCGTCGTGCTGGAGAACGTCGCCGCGCTCCGCTGGCGCAACGGCGGACTCCACCGCGTACTCGGCGACCTGGCCCAAGCAGGGTATGACGCGCTCTGGCGTAGCGTCCGCGCCTCCGACATCGGAGCGGCCCACCGCCGCGAACGGGTGTTCCTGCTCGCCTGGCGCCGCGCCCTGCGAACCCTCGCCGCTGCTGCCCACCCCGATGGGCAGCTACTCCGGGCGCACCCCCGACCACTACCTCACCCAGCGCCCCAACGGATCCGGCGCACGACGACGCCTGATCAACGACCTCGCGGTGCTGGCGGCAACGATTCCCCTCCTGCCCACCCCACGAGCCTCCGACACCGGATCAGCAGGCCGCAAAGCCGGACCGGGCTTCCGCCCGCCGCTGTCGCAACAGGTGCTCCCGCTCGTGACGCCGCAAACGTTGCTGCCCACCCCACGCGCGACGGACGGCACCAAGGGATGCCCCGCGCAACGCGGGAGCAAGGGCGACCTGATGCTCCCCTCGGCCATCATCCGACGCCTCACTCCGACCGAAGGCCAAGCGGCAGATACCACCTCGTAGCCGTCCCCGGCCCGACCGGCGACTCGACTGCCAGCCACACCACCGGACCCGCGTCCGAGACGGTGGACTGGGGTGTCTACGAGACCGCGGTCCGCCGCTGGGAAGCAGTCCTCGGCCGCCCGGCGCCACACCCCACCCAGCCCGGCAGCCACGGCCGCCCAGTGCTCGCACCCACCTTCGTCGAACACCTCATGGGGCTCCCTTCTGGGTGGGTCACCGACCTCCCGCTACCCCGCACCGCACAACTACGCGCACTGGGCAACGGCGTAGTCCCCCAGCAAGCCGCCCACGCCGTATCGCTCCTGCTGGACGACCTCGACGAACTCCTCAAATCCCACCGGCACCACGGCGAGGAGGTGCTCGCAGCATGA
- a CDS encoding dsDNA nuclease domain-containing protein, whose translation MAQANASAEPLPPNKVAPGDDSGAPTSSRFRYQDEIAAAHCLLMARHGRVASVVCEWHADFAVEYVDGEWVLNSVKHHEGQAWSLAKLFEDGGLALLFDTWIKLDRSVKVVLCTNAALSDSASPISAKLIGQLCGDHPGDSFLQVEPTDQICAAGAWAVLKAATKQKLDNVVGVEEVPSTREWLRADGLPQGMVEAIRSFLGVLRIKRFPSRDHIRDHVIRQYVQPLLQDLGRDISVADACYDRLLNVVHQASRDNDGRPLDPFEWLAASGPPSAEDKLDERVRRRTIAPEQVLECLAVAHTSGAPLLPAGRRPPPAPGGRTLTRKLCEAKVGDDDQRQAQQLRDLWHDSWPKMATGFPQDLEVEYALEQDILNFVRSLKLQLVGADHFGTRLMAALNEGLGVHRLKGRLALPLHDHHVVGFAYELSDRCYFTFLDPGEAS comes from the coding sequence ATGGCTCAGGCGAACGCATCGGCCGAGCCACTGCCGCCCAACAAAGTGGCGCCCGGCGATGACAGCGGTGCGCCAACGTCAAGCCGTTTCCGGTATCAGGATGAGATCGCCGCAGCGCATTGTCTGCTGATGGCTCGGCACGGCCGGGTTGCTTCTGTGGTTTGTGAGTGGCACGCCGACTTCGCGGTCGAGTACGTCGACGGGGAGTGGGTGTTGAACTCGGTCAAGCATCACGAGGGGCAAGCGTGGTCGCTTGCCAAGCTGTTCGAGGACGGCGGCCTGGCACTGCTGTTCGACACGTGGATCAAACTGGATCGCTCGGTCAAGGTCGTGTTGTGCACGAATGCCGCGTTGTCCGATTCCGCATCACCCATCTCCGCCAAGCTCATCGGTCAGCTCTGTGGAGATCATCCCGGTGATTCGTTTCTCCAGGTGGAACCGACGGACCAGATCTGCGCGGCGGGGGCGTGGGCGGTGCTGAAGGCGGCGACCAAACAGAAGCTGGACAACGTGGTCGGGGTCGAGGAAGTACCCTCCACCAGGGAGTGGCTGCGTGCCGACGGCCTTCCGCAGGGCATGGTGGAGGCCATCCGGTCGTTCCTCGGCGTGCTGCGGATCAAGAGGTTCCCGTCGCGCGACCACATCCGTGACCACGTCATCCGCCAGTACGTGCAGCCGTTGCTCCAGGACCTGGGCCGCGACATCAGCGTGGCGGACGCTTGTTACGACCGGCTGTTGAACGTGGTGCACCAGGCGAGCCGGGACAACGACGGTCGACCGCTCGATCCGTTCGAGTGGCTCGCCGCGTCGGGCCCGCCGAGTGCCGAGGACAAGCTGGACGAACGGGTACGGCGGCGCACGATCGCACCCGAACAGGTGCTGGAGTGCCTCGCTGTTGCCCACACCTCCGGCGCTCCACTCCTGCCCGCCGGTCGACGCCCGCCACCCGCCCCGGGTGGACGGACCCTGACCCGGAAGTTGTGCGAGGCCAAGGTCGGCGATGACGATCAGCGCCAAGCTCAGCAGTTGCGCGACCTGTGGCACGACTCCTGGCCGAAGATGGCCACCGGATTCCCTCAAGACCTTGAGGTCGAGTACGCCCTGGAACAGGACATCCTGAACTTCGTCCGGTCGTTGAAGTTGCAGTTGGTGGGCGCAGACCACTTCGGGACCCGGTTGATGGCAGCGCTGAACGAAGGGCTCGGGGTGCATCGGTTGAAGGGTCGGCTTGCGCTGCCGTTGCACGATCACCACGTCGTCGGCTTCGCCTATGAACTCAGCGATCGGTGCTATTTCACCTTCCTCGACCCGGGAGAAGCGTCATGA
- a CDS encoding RNA polymerase sigma factor, producing MEWDRFAEELARYGLAVLNAWMYNGLIFERVKTRAHGALPPLPDGGWSAEDRVDIAHDTVIAALGNFRDNVLVRGRWDPTRGASLKTFFIGQCLWCFSNPYRIWRKGVVSRLAHLRDLPDDADQWIARTRGPEGTSLVRDDVRQALAGLPDDRTRSVVLLTAMDFTQAEIARKLSMTPKAVEMVVRRHRLRTEGNRDEAS from the coding sequence GTGGAGTGGGACCGCTTCGCCGAGGAGTTGGCCCGTTACGGCCTCGCCGTGCTGAACGCGTGGATGTACAACGGATTGATCTTCGAACGGGTCAAGACCCGTGCGCACGGTGCGTTGCCGCCGCTTCCCGACGGTGGCTGGTCGGCGGAGGACAGGGTCGACATCGCGCACGACACCGTGATCGCGGCGCTCGGCAACTTCCGCGACAACGTCCTGGTGCGGGGGAGGTGGGATCCCACCCGCGGCGCGTCGTTGAAGACCTTCTTCATCGGCCAGTGCCTGTGGTGCTTTTCCAACCCCTACCGGATCTGGCGCAAGGGAGTGGTGAGTCGCCTGGCCCACCTGAGGGACCTGCCGGACGACGCGGACCAGTGGATCGCCCGGACCCGTGGCCCAGAAGGTACCTCGCTGGTTCGGGACGACGTCCGGCAGGCGCTAGCCGGTTTACCGGACGACCGGACACGCAGCGTCGTCCTGCTCACGGCGATGGACTTCACCCAGGCGGAGATCGCGCGGAAGTTGAGCATGACCCCCAAAGCCGTCGAGATGGTCGTCCGTCGTCACCGCTTGCGCACCGAAGGGAACCGCGATGAAGCCTCGTGA
- a CDS encoding DUF7221 family queuine tRNA-ribosyltransferase-like protein, whose amino-acid sequence MKLYLGTHQPSWLGRNLGIPLLVSHRRLIGRRTFPRATHPWALDSGGFTELSLHGHWQTDAATYARAVRRYATEIGNLDWAAPQDWMCEPHVRARTGLTVRAHQHHTVTNYRQLRDLAPELPIIPVLQGQTVVDYHRCADLYEHHGIDLAALPLVGVGSVCRRQHTREVEQIMRSLTARGYRLHGFGIKLTGLARYADTITSSDSLSWSFTGRYQPGCTPTHQSEANCLRFALNWHKRATQTLPPHHPETLASAA is encoded by the coding sequence ATGAAGCTCTACCTCGGCACCCACCAACCATCCTGGCTCGGCCGTAACCTCGGCATCCCCCTGCTCGTCTCCCACCGCCGCCTCATCGGGCGCCGCACCTTCCCCCGCGCCACCCACCCCTGGGCACTGGACTCCGGCGGCTTCACCGAACTCTCCCTCCACGGCCACTGGCAAACCGACGCCGCCACCTACGCCCGAGCCGTCCGCCGCTATGCCACCGAAATCGGCAACCTCGACTGGGCCGCACCCCAGGACTGGATGTGCGAACCCCACGTCCGCGCCCGCACCGGCCTCACCGTCCGCGCCCACCAACACCACACCGTCACCAACTACCGACAACTCCGCGACCTCGCACCAGAACTCCCGATCATCCCCGTCCTACAAGGACAAACCGTCGTCGACTACCACCGCTGCGCCGACCTCTACGAACACCACGGCATCGACCTCGCCGCCCTCCCACTGGTCGGCGTGGGCAGCGTCTGCCGACGCCAACACACCCGCGAAGTCGAACAGATCATGCGGTCCCTCACCGCACGCGGCTACCGACTCCACGGCTTCGGCATCAAACTCACCGGCCTGGCCCGCTACGCCGACACCATCACCAGCTCCGACTCACTGTCCTGGAGCTTCACCGGCCGCTACCAACCCGGCTGCACCCCCACCCACCAAAGCGAAGCCAACTGCCTGCGCTTCGCCCTCAACTGGCACAAGCGCGCCACCCAAACCCTCCCACCACACCACCCCGAAACCCTTGCGAGCGCAGCATGA